One Euphorbia lathyris chromosome 1, ddEupLath1.1, whole genome shotgun sequence DNA segment encodes these proteins:
- the LOC136205331 gene encoding protein MAIN-LIKE 2-like translates to METGATSSEPVDGSISLMDEEAIDPGPVDASVLYDQENHVSAAIWDGQERGVLRCHEHTSKLGEWRLTQQQIELVEKAGFGYLRRLPSISLDNPLISALVERWRKETNSFHLKIGEMSITLKDVALLLGLPIDGEPVLGVTYTSCKAVCEKFLGSVPDAGYMSGGMVKLSWLKEYFTQCPEDAPIEEIKRYTRAYLLYLVGSTIFSTTTGNKVPIMYLPLFEDFEKAGKYAWGAAALAFLYRALGKATLKSQSTISGCLTLLQCWSYFHLNIGRPRFYQEPVHDCFPFVLWWKGKQSAATVKRDINFYRKALDSLEPCDVDWVPYSNIDDRLIPDHLRNSLILGRSKTMLICFDKAERHLPDRCSRQHGMLQRIPKDVQQWERKSRGVDSGVDLSGKMEAELNEWADRQNHIVQDDGDGDGDESEYMQWYLRITRKFVGRPVSPLPPIPRTVKFRTKKKRVNSGLRDIAYIADTFVTQGLDPIQMESISRIRAIIHECLGDTAVEGAAFVSASSVVSSPPVVSPPPIMYPPPEEPAPPVVSAPPQTEPGKRKREKERVRRNTKAKGKHKRKDDAVQYFSARDINPVQFYGAAFGADPLHLCCHCHAIRHCPVAMSHVDHFSHKLEKKMRKKEKARKKSSKKISQKRNTKDDRENSDAADEDFQCEVQVAAEEDNQIQLCDADSMDNQMLLFDAADEVKSPQPCNPDGESDHRRPCDAAVEG, encoded by the exons ATGGAGACTGGTGCAACTAGTTCCGAGCCTGTTGATGGCTCTATATCACTTATGGATGAGGAGGCTATTGATCCAGGTCCGGTTGATGCTTCAGTACTTTATGATCAAGAGAATCATGTCTCTGCCGCAATATGGGATGGACAG GAGCGGGGTGTGCTGAGATGTCATGAACACACATCAAAGTTGGGTGAATGGAGGCTTACCCAACAACAGATTGAACTGGTTGAGAAGGCTGGGTTTGGATATTTGAGAAGGCTTCCTTCTATTAGTTTAGACAATCCACTGATTTCTGCTCTTGTTGAGAGGTGGAGGAAAGAAACAAACAGCTTTCACTTGAAGATTGGAGAAATGAGTATAACCCTTAAAGATGTCGCTCTGTTACTTGGGTTACCAATTGACGGAGAACCTGTTTTAGGTGTGACTTATACTTCGTGCAAGGCTGTTTGTGAAAAGTTTCTTGGAAGTGTCCCTGATGCTGGTTATATGAGTGGGGGAATGGTAAAACTAAGTTGGTTGAAAGAGTACTTTACCCAGTGTCCTGAAGATGCACCAATCGAAGAGATCAAGCGTTATACACGTGCTTATCTTTTGTACCTTGTAGGGAGTACAATCTTTTCCACAACTACAGGGAATAAAGTCCCTATTATGTACTTGCCGCTGTTCGAGGATTTTGAGAAAGCAGGGAAGTATGCTTGGGGTGCAGCAGCTTTGGCTTTTTTGTATAGAGCACTTGGTAAAGCAACTCTTAAATCTCAAAGTACCATCAGTGGTTGCTTAACTCTACTGCAG TGTTGGAGCTACTTTCACCTTAATATTGGCCGACCAAGGTTTTATCAGGAGCCTGTTCACGATTGTTTTCCTTTTGTACTTTGGTGGAAGGGGAAACAAAGTGCTGCAACAGTTAAACGTGACATAAATTTTTATCGCAAGGCATTGGATTCTCTAGAACCATGTGAT GTGGATTGGGTTCCTTATAGTAATATAGATGATAGATTAATACCAGATCATCTCAGAAATAGTCTGATTTTAGGGAGATCGAAGACAATGTTGATATGCTTTGACAAGGCAGAAAGGCACCTCCCTGATCGATGTTCAAGGCAACATGGAATGCTTCAAAGAATTCCAAAAGACGTGCAACAATGGGAGAGAAAGAGTCGTGGAGTAGACAGTGGGGTAGATCTGTCAGGTAAAATGGAAGCGGAACTTAATGAGTGGGCAGACCGTCAAAACCATATTGTGCAAGATGATGGCGATGGTGATGGTGATGAAAGTGAATATATGCAATGGTATTTAAGGATCACACGTAAATTTGTAGGAAGGCCAGTGTCTCCCTTGCCTCCTATACCGCGAACAGTAAAGTTCAGAACCAAAAAGAAGAGAGTG AATTCTGGCTTaagagatattgcatatatagCAGATACATTTGTAACCCAAGGTTTAGATCCCATACAAATGGAGTCAATATCAAGGATCAGGGCTATTATACATGAGTGTTTAGGGGACACTGCTGTGGAAGGTGCTGCCTTCGTGTCAGCATCTTCGGTAGTGTCATCTCCTCCAGTAGTGTCACCGCCTCCTATCATGTATCCTCCTCCTGAAGAACCAGCCCCTCCTGTAGTCTCAGCTCCCCCACAGACTGAACCAgggaaaagaaaaagggaaaaggaACGTGTGAGAAGGAATACGAAAGCCAAGGGTAAACATAAACGAAAGGATGATGCAGTACAATATTTTTCAGCGAGGGATATTAACCCAGTCCAGTTTTACGGTGCAGCATTCGGGGCTGATCCATTGCATTTATGTTGTCATTGTCATGCTATTAGACATTGTCCGGTAGCTATGAGCCATGTTGATCATTTTTCTCATAAACTTGAGAAAAAGATGAGGAAAAAGGAGAAAGCAAGAAAGAAATCGAGCAAGAAAATAAGCCAAAAACGCAATACGAAGGATGATAGAGAAAACTCTGATGCAGCTGATGAGGATTTTCAATGTGAAGTTCAAGTTGCAGCTGAGGAGGATAATCAGATCCAGTTATGTGATGCCGACAGTATGGACAATCAAATGCTGTTGTTTGATGCAGCTGATGAGGTTAAAAGTCCACAGCCATGTAATCCTGATGGTGAGTCAGATCATCGGCGACCATGTGATGCTGCCGTTGAAGGTTAA